One window of Trifolium pratense cultivar HEN17-A07 linkage group LG5, ARS_RC_1.1, whole genome shotgun sequence genomic DNA carries:
- the LOC123883894 gene encoding uncharacterized hydrolase YNR064C-like yields the protein MTIQAFHASSSCYLNSHLHSCSKKHLPSRKYLKLKCSTSSNGNNGKRDKDDYLLDAPVSVGDGFSFSGGKYSDGPNPSDEWFKQGKMVKAYSTPGTGEKAKDPIFGLTMGTSSQATEDRFRWFCVEKGNAENPSVILIHGFPSQAYSYRKVLPVLSKDYHTITFDWLGFGFSDKPQPKYGFDYTLDEYVSSLESLIDELAVTKVSLVVQGYFSPVVVKYASIHPEKINNLILINPPLTAQHAKLPSTLSIFSNFLLGEIFSQDPLRASDKALTSCGPYKMKEEDAMVYRRPYLTSGSSGFALNAIARTMKKDLKRYVEDMQRILNDKSWNVGTTICWGQRDRWLSYDGVEDFCKGSNHKLIEVPRAGHHAQEDCGEELGQLIYGIIRKKN from the exons ATGACCATTCAAGCCTttcatgcttcttcttcttgttaCTTAAATTCCCACCTTCATTCTTGTTCCAAAAAGCATTTACCTTCAAGGAAGTATCTGAAGTTGAAGTGTAGTACTTCTTCAAATGGCAACAATGGAAAAAGAGACAAA GATGATTATCTTCTGGATGCTCCTGTTTCTGTTGGTGATGGTTTCTCTTTCAGTGGAG GAAAATATTCAGATGGACCAAATCCAAGTGATGAATGGTTTAAGCAAGGGAAAATG GTTAAAGCCTATTCAACTCCTGGAACTGGTGAAAAGGCGAAAGATCCAATTTTCGGGCTAACAATGGGCACTAGTTCACAAGCTACCGAAGATCGTTTCAG ATGGTTTTGTGTCGAAAAAGGAAATGCTGAAAATCCTTCAGTCATATTAATCCATGGTTTCCCTTCACAG GCATATTCTTATCGCAAAGTTCTTCCGGTACTCTCCAAGGACTATCATACCATAACATTTGATTGGCTAG GATTTGGATTTTCTGATAAGCCTCAACCCAAATATGGATTTGACTACACCCTTGACG AATATGTGTCATCATTGGAGTCACTTATTGATGAACTTGCTGTTACTAAAGTCTCACTTGTTGTCCAG GGATATTTTTCACCAGTTGTAGTTAAGTATGCCAGCATTCACCCGGAGAAGATTAACAACTTAATACTCATTAATCCACCT TTAACAGCTCAACATGCCAAGCTTCCATCAACATTGTCCATATTCAGCAATTTTCTGCTAGGTGAAATATTTTCACAG GATCCATTAAGGGCCAGTGATAAAGCCCTAACAAGCTGTGGACCCTACAAAATGAAAGAAGAAGATGCAATGGTTTATAGAAGACCTTATCTCACATCTGGCTCTTCAGGCTTTGCATTGAATGCAATTGCCAGGACCATGAAAAAAGACCTCAAG aGGTATGTGGAGGATATGCAGAGAATACTAAATGACAAAAGTTGGAACGTTGGAACCACGATATGTTGGGGCCAGAGAGATCGATGGTTGAGTTATGATGGAGTGGAAGATTTCTGCAAAGGTTCAAATCATAAACTTATTGAAGTTCCAAGG GCTGGACATCATGCACAGGAAGATTGCGGCGAAGAGCTTGGACAACTTATTTATGGAATAATAAGGAAAAAGAACTAA
- the LOC123883895 gene encoding probable polygalacturonase At3g15720: MQGFIIFVLIFGFISPCLCTGLNVETKNNIFNVLQYGARGDAKSDDSQAFLSAWRRACKAVGMSTLVIPAGKSFMVTKLNFNGPCTAKILIQLEGEIIAPPKAAWKGGLIWISVEYVNGLTIDGNNQGILHGQGPTWWQCPTCNRPMMLFFHSCKSLNVRKLRIRNSPRSHISITMCQDATFSYIAINSPVTSPNTDGFDIAHSSNILIEDSYIKSGDDCIALNGGSFFVNATRVTCGPGHGISVGSLGRNGANDQVSNIYVRNCTFIGTTNGARIKTFSGGSGYAKQITFEQIILVNVLNPIIIDQNYHIVPKETDVSVSDVTYRGFTGTSASDVAIALKCRKKTSSFCINAHGSARNTIPSVSCLK, translated from the exons ATGCAAgggtttattatttttgttttgatttttggttttatttcgCCTTGTCTATGTACGGGGTTGAATgttgaaaccaaaaataatattttcaatgTTCTCCAATATGGTGCGCGTGGCGATGCCAAATCTGATGATTCACAA GCGTTTCTTAGTGCATGGCGTCGTGCGTGTAAAGCAGTTGGAATGTCAACACTAGTAATTCCAGCTGGAAAATCATTCATGGTGACGAAATTAAATTTTAACGGTCCTTGCACTGCCAAAATTCTCATTCAg CTTGAAGGGGAAATAATTGCACCTCCCAAAGCAGCGTGGAAAGGTGGGTTAATTTGGATTAGCGTGGAATATGTAAATGGACTGACAATTGATGGTAATAACCAAGGAATACTCCATGGACAAGGTCCTACTTGGTGGCAATGCCCAACTTGTAATCGACCTATG ATGTTATTTTTTCATTCCTGCAAGAGTCTCAATGTTAGAAAATTAAGGATCAGGAATAGCCCAAGATCTCATATATCCATTACTATGTGTCAGGATGcaacattttcttatatagCCATTAATTCTCCTGTTACTAGCCCCAACACTGATGGATTTGACATTGCTCATTCGAGCAATATCTTGATAGAAGATTCCTATATAAAATCtg GTGATGATTGTATTGCTCTCAACGGTGGTTCCTTTTTTGTCAATGCAACTCGGGTTACTTGTGGACCAGGACATGGGATAag TGTTGGTAGCCTCGGTCGAAATGGAGCTAATGATCAAGTTTCTAATATTTATGTACGAAATTGTACTTTTATTGGGACTACAAATGGAGCAAGAATCAAGACATTTTCA GGTGGATCAGGTTATGCAAAACAAATTACATTTGAACAAATCATTCTTGTTAATGTTTTGAACCCAATAATTATAGATCAAAATTACCATATTGTACCCAAG gAAACAGATGTGTCTGTAAGTGATGTGACATATCGAGGATTTACCGGAACTTCTGCTAGCGATGTAGCTATTGCTTTAAAATGTA GAAAGAAGACTTCATCTTTTTGTATAAATGCTCATGGATCAGCTAGAAATACTATTCCAAGTGTTTCTTGCCTTAAATGA